The Crocinitomicaceae bacterium genome includes a region encoding these proteins:
- a CDS encoding T9SS type A sorting domain-containing protein — protein MRKKLIRFASLMLGLTAMNAQAQYCTPSYPNDCMYGDDINDFVLTGSGINHTGSGCSAAGYGDFTATPGLTGNLEATVTYNFSTTHNFPSQHLKIWIDFNNDFTFDNGSELLFSSTTSSGAHTGTITIPSVTPINNVRMRVMCTYSSMATDACTPNAYYGETHDYKVNILPMPACPQVSGVTLVDVTATTAEIDWTEPGTATDYIIEWGAPGFLPGVGAELGTANVTGATDYIITGLSPNTDYDYYIRTDCGIDGFSYWSGPYSFTTPCVAITTLPWNDNFETAPVGMQIFPSCWVHENMNTGTGWNIHDNSYGWGDADALNGNNFLAVQYNADATIWTPEFEMTGGETYEFIFWWAGDTYTNWDGEVLVSTNQAMSGGTVIGDKFVENGDPTSYEYTEEVYCYTPATDGTYSFGIHVIETGWWYYLSVDSVTVRLANPSAGTSVVEDICQTTGLIDMNDLATITDPFGTWSYSVNPSAIIDDTLLNTTVLPAGTSVATFDPKGCLAPDVTITMNIQSASSAGTDGALSACMNQQVDLLGALSGNVNLGGTWYDDSFNPLTSSYFLTGTTPGDYDYTYVATNGVCPSDSAVVTLTIDNCDYLTTEIQSVDMVQVYPNPANDVVYISVPQSAENFSFIITDINGRVVVSSSTNTVSEQGKISTDISQLGDGVYMIRVMVNGDAKVFRLVKN, from the coding sequence ATGAGAAAAAAACTGATACGTTTTGCTTCATTAATGTTGGGTCTGACAGCTATGAATGCCCAGGCCCAATACTGTACACCTTCATATCCGAATGACTGTATGTATGGTGATGATATAAATGATTTTGTACTTACTGGTTCTGGAATTAATCACACAGGTTCTGGTTGCAGTGCAGCAGGATATGGTGACTTTACTGCCACCCCGGGATTAACCGGTAACCTTGAGGCAACTGTTACTTACAATTTTTCTACAACTCACAATTTTCCAAGTCAGCATTTGAAAATCTGGATTGATTTTAACAATGACTTTACGTTTGATAATGGTTCTGAGCTTTTATTTAGTTCAACAACTTCATCAGGAGCTCATACTGGTACAATTACTATTCCTTCTGTTACGCCAATCAATAATGTGCGGATGCGTGTAATGTGCACATATTCTAGTATGGCAACTGATGCGTGTACACCAAATGCATATTATGGTGAAACGCATGATTATAAGGTAAACATTTTACCTATGCCCGCATGCCCTCAGGTTTCAGGTGTAACGCTAGTAGATGTTACCGCTACAACAGCAGAAATTGATTGGACAGAACCGGGAACTGCAACTGATTATATCATTGAATGGGGTGCTCCGGGATTTTTACCGGGTGTTGGTGCTGAACTTGGCACAGCAAACGTAACCGGTGCTACTGATTATATTATTACCGGTCTAAGTCCAAATACTGACTATGATTATTATATCCGTACTGATTGTGGTATTGATGGTTTCAGCTACTGGTCTGGTCCTTATTCATTCACTACGCCTTGTGTGGCTATTACTACTTTACCTTGGAATGATAATTTTGAAACTGCTCCGGTTGGAATGCAAATATTCCCTTCTTGCTGGGTACATGAAAATATGAATACAGGTACTGGATGGAACATACATGATAATAGCTATGGATGGGGAGATGCAGATGCCTTAAATGGTAATAATTTCCTTGCAGTTCAATATAATGCTGATGCTACAATTTGGACACCTGAATTTGAAATGACAGGTGGTGAAACATATGAATTTATTTTCTGGTGGGCTGGTGATACCTACACTAACTGGGATGGTGAAGTATTAGTGTCAACCAATCAAGCTATGTCAGGCGGAACAGTAATTGGAGACAAATTTGTTGAAAATGGTGACCCGACCAGTTATGAATATACCGAGGAGGTTTATTGTTATACCCCTGCAACTGACGGAACATACTCGTTTGGTATTCATGTGATCGAAACCGGATGGTGGTATTATCTTTCAGTGGATAGTGTAACTGTACGACTTGCTAATCCAAGTGCAGGAACATCAGTTGTCGAAGATATTTGTCAAACTACCGGACTCATTGACATGAATGATCTTGCTACCATTACCGATCCATTTGGAACATGGTCTTATTCTGTGAATCCATCAGCGATTATTGATGATACGTTGTTAAATACTACAGTATTACCTGCTGGTACATCAGTTGCTACTTTTGATCCAAAAGGTTGTCTTGCACCTGATGTGACTATTACAATGAATATTCAAAGTGCATCATCTGCCGGAACTGATGGCGCGTTATCTGCTTGTATGAATCAGCAGGTTGATTTGCTTGGCGCATTGAGTGGTAATGTAAACTTAGGTGGAACATGGTATGATGACTCATTCAACCCATTAACTTCATCTTATTTCTTAACCGGTACAACGCCGGGTGATTATGATTATACTTATGTTGCAACCAACGGAGTTTGTCCTTCTGATTCTGCGGTGGTGACTTTAACAATTGATAATTGTGATTACCTCACAACAGAAATACAATCAGTTGATATGGTTCAGGTTTATCCAAATCCTGCAAATGATGTAGTGTATATTTCTGTTCCGCAATCTGCTGAGAATTTCAGTTTTATCATTACAGATATCAATGGTAGAGTAGTTGTATCTTCTTCAACCAACACAGTTTCAGAACAAGGAAAAATCAGTACTGACATCTCTCAACTTGGAGATGGAGTGTACATGATTCGTGTGATGGTGAATGGAGACGCGAAAGTTTTCAGATTGGTGAAAAATTAA
- the purS gene encoding phosphoribosylformylglycinamidine synthase subunit PurS has protein sequence MKFRAEIDVMPLDALLDPQGKAVSQAMGNLGLNEVKNVRIGKHIRLYIEADSKAVAEQKTDEACKKLLANQIMEGYSFTVVQE, from the coding sequence ATGAAATTCAGAGCTGAAATTGATGTGATGCCACTTGATGCATTATTAGATCCACAAGGAAAAGCAGTATCTCAAGCTATGGGAAACCTAGGCTTGAATGAAGTGAAAAATGTGCGCATTGGCAAACATATTCGCCTTTATATTGAGGCTGATTCAAAAGCTGTAGCCGAACAAAAAACAGACGAAGCCTGTAAAAAATTACTCGCCAATCAAATCATGGAAGGTTATTCTTTCACAGTTGTACAAGAATAA
- the sulP gene encoding sulfate permease, with protein MIEKIFPFTAALKNYTADKFRGDLFAGLTVGVMLIPQGMAYALIAGLPPVYGLYAALVPVFIYALFGTSKQLSVGPVAMDSLFVAATVSGIAAAGSEHYITLAILLAAMIGLAQLLFGLIRLGFLVNFLSQPVIVGFTSAAAIIIALNQLGNLTGIKLTQSNELHILISDFVKNVGSIHIPTLVFALAGVVFMIVLKKILPKFPSGLVLVFIGTLMVWLFQWNLQDIQIVGKVPSGLPSFNLPDINWDELKGLMPSALALAMIAFMEAITVAKAIEEKKGVQEIKPNRELIALGLANLGGSFFSSYPVTGGFSRSAVNNNTGAQTQIAGIISGLLILFSLLFLTDLFFYLPKVLLAVIILVAVVGLIDFKSPRNWWRTDSTEFIMYAATLLATCFIGIQQGILIGVVISLIILIYRVSNPHIAVVGRIPGTNLYRNAERFSQVETDDDILMVRFDAGLFYGNADFFRDKIKELEAQKKVKLKAIIVDASGINSVDSTSIYMIRKLLIHYKKKKIQVLFTGLIGPVRDKFNQNRIYTELGEEFFFVNIEDAQRYLNGQPRLASGDVSRQSNFKPRISK; from the coding sequence ATGATAGAAAAAATCTTTCCCTTTACTGCAGCGTTAAAAAACTATACTGCTGATAAATTCCGCGGAGATTTATTTGCCGGGTTAACGGTAGGGGTGATGCTCATTCCGCAAGGTATGGCTTATGCTCTTATTGCCGGATTACCCCCTGTGTATGGTCTGTATGCCGCACTTGTTCCGGTTTTTATTTATGCCTTGTTTGGTACATCAAAACAATTATCTGTTGGACCGGTAGCCATGGATTCTCTCTTTGTTGCTGCTACCGTTTCAGGCATTGCTGCTGCGGGAAGTGAACATTACATAACGCTAGCCATCTTGCTCGCCGCTATGATTGGTTTGGCTCAATTATTATTTGGTTTAATCAGGCTGGGCTTCTTGGTCAATTTTTTATCTCAACCTGTTATTGTTGGTTTCACCTCTGCTGCAGCGATCATTATTGCGCTCAACCAGCTTGGAAATTTAACCGGTATCAAACTCACTCAAAGCAATGAGTTGCATATTCTGATTTCAGATTTTGTAAAAAACGTCGGTTCAATTCATATTCCAACATTAGTTTTTGCTTTGGCGGGCGTTGTGTTCATGATAGTATTGAAAAAAATATTGCCAAAATTTCCATCCGGATTGGTTTTAGTTTTTATCGGAACTCTAATGGTATGGCTCTTTCAATGGAATCTACAAGATATTCAAATTGTAGGGAAAGTTCCTTCAGGCTTACCCTCATTCAATTTACCTGATATAAATTGGGATGAACTAAAAGGTCTCATGCCTTCTGCGCTTGCGCTTGCAATGATTGCATTCATGGAAGCCATCACCGTAGCAAAAGCCATTGAGGAGAAAAAAGGAGTTCAAGAAATAAAACCAAATAGAGAACTCATTGCTTTAGGTTTGGCCAATTTGGGAGGTTCTTTTTTCTCATCATACCCGGTTACGGGAGGCTTTTCAAGATCAGCCGTAAATAATAATACCGGGGCACAAACTCAAATTGCAGGCATAATTTCCGGTTTGCTCATTTTATTTTCACTACTCTTTCTCACTGATTTATTTTTTTATTTACCGAAAGTTTTACTGGCTGTCATCATTCTTGTTGCCGTAGTTGGTTTGATTGATTTCAAATCACCGCGTAATTGGTGGAGGACAGACTCAACTGAATTTATCATGTACGCTGCCACCTTGTTAGCCACTTGTTTTATTGGTATTCAACAGGGTATTTTAATTGGAGTTGTCATTTCACTGATTATTTTAATTTATCGGGTATCAAATCCACATATTGCGGTAGTTGGTCGCATACCGGGCACAAATTTGTATCGGAATGCTGAAAGATTTTCGCAGGTTGAAACCGATGACGATATTCTCATGGTGCGTTTTGATGCCGGACTTTTTTATGGTAATGCAGATTTTTTCAGAGACAAGATCAAAGAACTGGAAGCGCAGAAAAAAGTAAAACTAAAAGCCATTATTGTTGATGCATCAGGCATTAATTCGGTTGACTCAACATCAATTTACATGATCAGAAAACTATTAATTCACTACAAAAAGAAAAAAATTCAGGTGCTTTTTACTGGTTTAATTGGTCCGGTGAGAGATAAGTTTAATCAAAATCGTATTTATACTGAATTGGGTGAAGAGTTTTTCTTTGTGAATATTGAAGATGCTCAACGATACCTCAACGGGCAGCCGCGATTGGCAAGTGGTGATGTTTCAAGACAGTCAAATTTTAAACCGCGCATTTCAAAGTAA
- a CDS encoding CDP-alcohol phosphatidyltransferase family protein, whose product MDGKLWFFLFTHFLSRINLQICKVSKIKQQIPNLFTAGNLVGGVLAIVFSLTGYLELAPFCIFISAFLDFFDGFAARLLKVQSELGKQLDSLADMVTFGVAPGVMVFVLLDMPNILSHDSILLNHLATFFTEKNLSNGIVNISQITGTEILQQSNGLTENVEITTHSFMPFLPFIALLIPVMSMFRLAKFNLDTRQSDSFIGVPTPANTLFFASFPLILIQLSNNQASWAGNVSDLILNPVFLVVTTVVFSFLLVAELPLFALKFKSFGWKGNEIRFIFLTACVILLATLWWLAIPLIIILYILLSLIQNLAKK is encoded by the coding sequence ATGGATGGCAAATTGTGGTTTTTTTTATTCACGCATTTTTTAAGCCGAATTAATCTGCAAATTTGCAAGGTGTCCAAAATCAAACAGCAAATTCCAAATTTATTCACCGCAGGCAATCTTGTAGGTGGTGTACTTGCAATTGTTTTCTCACTTACAGGATATTTGGAATTAGCCCCTTTTTGCATTTTCATTTCAGCCTTCTTAGATTTTTTTGATGGATTTGCTGCCCGACTTTTAAAAGTACAAAGTGAATTAGGTAAACAACTTGACTCATTGGCTGACATGGTAACCTTTGGCGTGGCACCCGGGGTAATGGTATTTGTATTGCTTGATATGCCAAATATTTTATCCCACGATTCTATTTTACTCAATCATCTGGCTACTTTTTTTACTGAAAAAAATCTAAGTAATGGTATCGTAAATATTAGTCAGATTACCGGGACAGAAATTTTACAACAGTCCAACGGACTTACTGAGAACGTCGAGATTACCACGCATAGTTTCATGCCCTTTCTTCCTTTTATTGCATTACTGATTCCGGTAATGTCTATGTTTCGGTTGGCAAAATTCAATTTGGATACGCGTCAGTCAGATTCATTCATTGGGGTGCCTACACCTGCCAACACCTTGTTTTTTGCATCCTTTCCATTGATTCTCATTCAGCTTTCAAACAATCAGGCAAGCTGGGCAGGCAATGTAAGTGATCTCATTTTAAATCCCGTTTTTTTAGTTGTTACAACGGTGGTTTTCTCCTTTTTATTGGTTGCTGAACTTCCACTTTTTGCGCTTAAATTCAAATCATTCGGATGGAAGGGAAATGAAATACGCTTCATTTTCTTAACAGCATGCGTTATTCTGTTGGCAACTTTGTGGTGGCTCGCCATTCCGCTCATTATAATTTTATACATACTTTTGTCCCTGATTCAAAACCTGGCTAAAAAATGA
- a CDS encoding PorV/PorQ family protein, whose amino-acid sequence MRIKIISTAATFAFGYLAFSQGDLAPKYSNEFLQIGVGANALGMSNASVAGVDDVTSGYWNPAGLTGVHDFLQIGAMHAEYFAGIAKYDYIGIAKPIDANSTAGFTFIRFGVDDIPNTTQLIDASGNIDYDKITTFSAGDYGFLFSYARKMPVEGLSVGGNFKVIYRHVGDFARSWGFGLDAAATYQLGEKWRFGAVVRDVTSTFNAWSYNLDDQMIETFELTGNEIPENGLELTLPKIILGASFKQNIVKEFYVRSEINFDLNTDGRRNVLIRTSPVSIDPHIGIELGYGKWVALRAGIGNFQWIKNPDLTESLTLQPNIGIGVGFKDVRIDYAFTDIGDASVALYSHIFSLRFSIPDPKKESESTM is encoded by the coding sequence ATGAGAATTAAAATTATTTCAACTGCTGCCACGTTTGCGTTTGGTTATCTTGCATTTTCACAAGGTGATCTGGCTCCAAAATATTCTAATGAATTTTTACAAATTGGCGTTGGTGCTAATGCCTTGGGTATGTCCAATGCATCTGTAGCCGGGGTTGATGATGTCACTTCAGGTTACTGGAATCCGGCTGGGTTGACTGGCGTTCATGACTTTTTACAAATTGGTGCCATGCATGCTGAATACTTTGCCGGCATTGCAAAATATGATTATATAGGCATTGCTAAACCTATTGATGCAAACAGTACAGCCGGTTTTACCTTTATTCGTTTTGGTGTTGATGATATTCCAAATACTACGCAACTCATAGATGCATCAGGGAATATTGATTATGATAAAATCACCACGTTTTCAGCAGGGGATTATGGTTTTTTATTTTCATACGCCAGAAAAATGCCTGTTGAAGGCCTCAGCGTGGGTGGAAACTTCAAAGTAATTTATCGTCATGTGGGTGATTTTGCGCGCTCATGGGGTTTTGGTCTTGATGCTGCTGCCACATATCAGCTTGGAGAGAAATGGAGATTTGGTGCAGTGGTGCGTGATGTAACTTCTACATTCAACGCTTGGTCATATAATTTAGATGATCAAATGATAGAAACTTTTGAACTCACCGGAAATGAAATACCTGAAAACGGTCTTGAACTCACACTTCCAAAAATTATTCTGGGCGCTAGCTTCAAACAAAATATTGTCAAAGAATTTTATGTGCGTTCTGAAATCAATTTTGACTTAAATACTGACGGTCGTAGAAATGTACTCATTCGTACCTCTCCGGTGAGCATTGATCCTCATATTGGAATAGAACTGGGCTACGGCAAATGGGTTGCCTTGCGCGCCGGTATAGGCAATTTTCAATGGATAAAAAATCCTGATCTAACTGAATCTCTTACACTGCAACCTAATATTGGCATTGGAGTTGGTTTCAAAGATGTGAGAATTGATTATGCCTTTACTGATATTGGTGATGCATCTGTTGCTTTATATTCTCATATTTTTTCATTGAGATTTAGTATTCCTGATCCCAAAAAAGAAAGTGAAAGTACCATGTAA